One region of Amphiprion ocellaris isolate individual 3 ecotype Okinawa chromosome 9, ASM2253959v1, whole genome shotgun sequence genomic DNA includes:
- the LOC111582434 gene encoding beta-2 adrenergic receptor, with amino-acid sequence MIETSTPTMLDRTEPAHCTVCCCTLANKILMVVFMVLLIFAILFGNLVTLAVVLGTKHFHTPQGYLKASLAVADLVVGMFVVPLSVYAEVYLMVTDSAPEWTFYNSQSVSFHPCNIIGPIFGGCTFVSITTIFLLTIERSIAVLKPLHKDSVITRKRTTILIVLSWVGSFFLAVSPMIFSSEIALEYNSCSRMCNYALGTIGEFPSQAWNILLLFPAFDFTLLGGTVVINIISLSSIRQHSRRRKHLAETECQSTSKPTFSDIKAAKTIGTLTVAFTASFTPIAVFVVGNVLGNKWCNFSFFAFWILASNSCWNVIIYSVRDQKFRLCAHKLLLPPMKRHRQDIKTTVTKI; translated from the coding sequence ATGATTGAGACCAGTACACCGACCATGCTGGACAGAACTGAACCGGCACACTGCACTGTGTGCTGTTGTACTCTGGCCAACAAAATCCTCATGGTAGTCTTCATGGTGCTCCTGATCTTCGCCATCTTGTTTGGGAACTTGGTGACTCTGGCTGTGGTGCTGGGGACCAAACATTTCCACACACCACAGGGCTACCTGAAGGCTTCCCTTGCTGTGGCTGATCTGGTGGTGGGAATGTTTGTGGTGCCGCTGTCTGTCTACGCCGAGGTCTATCTCATGGTGACAGACTCAGCACCGGAGTGGACTTTCTACAACTCACAATCGGTGAGTTTCCACCCGTGTAACATCATTGGCCCCATCTTTGGTGGGTGTACCTTTGTCTCAATCACAACGATTTTCCTGCTGACGATTGAGCGGAGCATCGCAGTGCTGAAGCCGCTACACAAGGATTCTGTGATTACTCGTAAAAGGACCACCATCCTCATTGTCCTCTCCTGGGTGGGGAGTTTCTTTTTGGCTGTGTCTCCAATGATTTTCAGCAGTGAGATCGCACTGGAGTATAACTCCTGCAGCCGGATGTGTAACTACGCTCTGGGGACCATCGGCGAGTTCCCCAGCCAGGCCTGGAACATCCTTCTCCTCTTTCCTGCATTTGATTTCACCCTCCTTGGTGGCACTGTGGTCATTAACATCATCTCTCTTTCCAGTATCAGACAGCACTCAAGACGTAGGAAACACCTGGCTGAGACCGAATGCCAAAGCACCTCCAAACCTACATTCTCAGACATTAAAGCTGCCAAGACCATTGGTACTCTCACGGTGGCCTTCACTGCATCATTCACTCCCATTGCTGTCTTTGTTGTTGGTAACGTTTTGGGGAATAAGTGGTGCAACTTTTCCTTCTTCGCCTTCTGGATTTTGGCCTCCAACAGTTGCTGGAATGTCATTATTTACAGTGTGAGGGATCAGAAGTTCAGACTTTGTGCGCACAAACTCCTTCTACCTCCTATGAAAAGACATCGCcaagacataaaaacaacagtgaccAAAATCTAA